One genomic region from Leifsonia poae encodes:
- a CDS encoding family 1 glycosylhydrolase translates to MSSTFPHGFLWGASTAPHQIEGNNINSDWWFREQHTPGMALSGDAVDSYHRFEEDMRLLADAGLNAYRFGIEWARIEPIPGHFSKAELAHYRRMIETAQRLGLTPVVTLQHFSTPKWFADEGGWLHDRSIERFQSYVGEAAAILGDVPWICTINEPNMLAMIGTMMKLAEAGTSDWQSPTVEGDTQMVLPAPDPEVGQRLAAAHHAAREILRSKTDAAVGWTVANQALTAKPENQAKLVEERYLREDLYLEAARGDGFIGVQAYSTQEIDANGPVPHAPSPENTQVGTAYRPDSLGMAVRHSWEVTEGVPALITENGIATADDTRRIDYTAQALHALASAMDDGVEVAGYLHWSALDNYEWGHWEPTFGLIAVDRETFERQPKPSLAWLGNVAKTGTVEGGARAFGGEH, encoded by the coding sequence ATGAGCAGCACTTTCCCCCACGGCTTCCTCTGGGGCGCCTCGACGGCGCCGCACCAGATCGAGGGCAACAACATCAACAGCGACTGGTGGTTCCGGGAACAGCACACCCCCGGCATGGCTCTCAGCGGCGACGCCGTCGACAGCTACCACCGGTTCGAGGAGGACATGCGCCTCCTCGCCGACGCCGGGCTGAACGCGTACCGGTTCGGAATCGAGTGGGCCAGGATCGAACCCATCCCCGGTCACTTCTCGAAGGCGGAGCTGGCCCACTATCGTCGGATGATCGAGACCGCGCAGCGGCTCGGCCTGACGCCCGTCGTCACCCTCCAGCACTTCTCCACCCCGAAGTGGTTCGCGGACGAGGGAGGCTGGCTGCACGACCGGTCGATCGAGCGGTTCCAGAGCTACGTCGGCGAGGCGGCGGCGATCCTGGGCGACGTGCCGTGGATCTGCACCATCAACGAGCCCAACATGCTAGCGATGATCGGCACCATGATGAAGCTGGCGGAAGCCGGCACGAGCGATTGGCAGAGCCCGACGGTCGAGGGCGACACCCAGATGGTGCTCCCCGCTCCCGACCCCGAGGTCGGCCAACGGCTCGCGGCCGCGCATCACGCGGCCCGCGAGATCCTGCGGTCGAAGACGGATGCGGCGGTCGGCTGGACCGTCGCGAACCAGGCGCTGACCGCGAAGCCGGAGAATCAGGCGAAGCTGGTCGAGGAGCGCTACCTGCGCGAAGACCTCTATCTCGAGGCCGCCCGCGGCGACGGCTTCATCGGCGTGCAGGCATACTCCACGCAGGAGATCGACGCGAACGGTCCGGTGCCGCACGCGCCGAGCCCGGAGAACACCCAGGTCGGAACGGCCTATCGCCCCGACTCCCTGGGCATGGCCGTCCGGCACTCGTGGGAGGTCACGGAGGGTGTTCCCGCGCTGATCACCGAGAACGGGATCGCCACCGCCGACGACACCCGGCGCATCGACTACACGGCGCAGGCGCTTCATGCCCTGGCGTCCGCGATGGATGACGGCGTGGAGGTAGCTGGGTACCTGCACTGGTCGGCGCTCGACAACTACGAGTGGGGTCACTGGGAGCCGACGTTCGGCCTGATCGCGGTCGACCGCGAGACGTTCGAGCGTCAGCCGAAGCCGAGCCTCGCCTGGCTCGGGAACGTTGCGAAGACGGGAACCGTCGAGGGCGGCGCACGTGCGTTCGGAGGCGAGCACTGA
- a CDS encoding glycoside hydrolase family 3 protein: MTIERLLYRDPAQSADARAADLLGRMDLEAKAGQMFQPMAEMGDPDAPGMFGGASLREMLSANITHFNILQGPTARETAEWINALQREALARPLGIPITISSDPRHAFTDNPAAALMAGPFSQWPESLGFGAVGSEDLIRRFADTVRREYLAVGIRVALHPQIDLATEPRWARASGTFGEDVEIVSRLGGAYIEALQNGEVGAESVSVMAKHFPGGGPQKDGEDPHFAYGREQIYPGGRFDLHLEPFRAAIDAGVAQIMPYYGMPLGTEWEEVGFGFNRGIITGLLREQLGFDGIVCTDWGILSGMAWGVEDLSFDERMIKALDAGVDQFGGESAASTLVRLVRDGAIPESRLDGSVLRLLREKFRLGLFDAPLVDVEQADRLVGTPDAREAGIAAQAAAVTLLRAGEEAAALPLAPGTRVFLDGMSPDALQRRGLVAADLDTADVAIVRIAAPWEQRGDGTTWESFFHAGSLDFPVGTIERIRAIAERVPVVLDVYLDRPAILTDLVDVASSTIVNFGAADEAIARVLTGEAEPSGRLPFDLPSSMEAVLANRADVPFDTIDPLFRHGFGLGAGFSA; encoded by the coding sequence ATGACGATCGAACGCCTGCTCTACCGCGACCCGGCGCAGAGCGCGGACGCACGTGCCGCCGACCTGCTCGGCAGGATGGATCTGGAGGCCAAGGCCGGCCAGATGTTCCAGCCGATGGCCGAAATGGGGGACCCCGACGCGCCGGGGATGTTCGGCGGTGCCTCGTTGCGAGAGATGCTCAGTGCGAACATCACCCACTTCAACATCCTCCAGGGCCCGACGGCCCGGGAGACCGCGGAGTGGATCAACGCCCTGCAACGCGAAGCGCTCGCCCGGCCGCTGGGCATCCCGATCACGATCTCGAGCGACCCGCGCCACGCCTTCACCGACAACCCTGCCGCCGCCTTGATGGCCGGTCCCTTCTCGCAGTGGCCGGAGTCGCTCGGTTTCGGCGCCGTCGGCAGCGAGGACCTCATCCGCCGGTTCGCCGACACGGTCCGCCGCGAGTACCTGGCGGTCGGGATCCGGGTCGCGCTGCATCCCCAGATCGATCTGGCGACCGAGCCGCGATGGGCGCGGGCCAGCGGCACCTTCGGTGAGGACGTCGAGATCGTCAGCCGGCTGGGCGGCGCCTACATCGAGGCGCTGCAGAACGGTGAGGTGGGGGCCGAATCGGTGTCGGTGATGGCGAAGCACTTCCCGGGCGGGGGCCCGCAGAAGGACGGGGAGGATCCCCACTTCGCGTACGGCCGCGAACAGATCTACCCGGGTGGCCGATTCGACCTCCACCTCGAACCGTTCCGCGCGGCCATCGACGCAGGAGTCGCGCAGATCATGCCCTATTACGGGATGCCGCTCGGCACCGAATGGGAAGAAGTGGGGTTCGGCTTCAACCGCGGAATCATCACAGGCCTTCTGCGCGAACAGCTCGGATTCGACGGGATCGTCTGCACCGACTGGGGGATTCTCAGCGGCATGGCGTGGGGCGTCGAAGACCTGAGCTTCGATGAGCGGATGATCAAGGCGCTGGACGCCGGCGTCGACCAGTTCGGCGGCGAATCGGCCGCGAGCACGCTCGTACGGCTGGTCCGCGACGGCGCTATCCCCGAATCGCGCCTGGACGGGTCGGTGCTCCGGCTGCTGCGCGAGAAGTTCCGTCTCGGATTGTTCGATGCGCCGTTGGTCGACGTCGAACAGGCCGACCGGCTCGTCGGCACGCCGGATGCCCGCGAAGCGGGAATCGCGGCGCAGGCGGCCGCGGTGACCCTGCTGCGCGCCGGTGAGGAGGCGGCCGCCCTTCCGCTCGCGCCGGGCACGCGGGTGTTCCTCGACGGGATGTCTCCCGACGCTCTGCAGCGTCGCGGTCTCGTGGCCGCCGACCTCGACACGGCGGACGTCGCCATCGTACGGATCGCGGCGCCATGGGAGCAGCGGGGGGACGGCACCACGTGGGAGTCGTTCTTCCATGCCGGTTCATTGGACTTCCCGGTCGGCACGATCGAGCGCATCCGTGCGATCGCCGAGCGGGTGCCGGTCGTCCTCGACGTCTACCTCGACCGTCCCGCCATCCTGACCGACCTGGTCGACGTCGCCAGTTCGACCATCGTGAATTTCGGGGCGGCCGACGAGGCCATCGCCCGGGTCCTCACCGGCGAGGCCGAGCCGTCGGGGCGGTTGCCCTTCGACCTGCCGTCGTCGATGGAGGCGGTGCTCGCGAATCGTGCGGACGTGCCGTTCGACACGATCGATCCGCTGTTCCGTCACGGATTCGGTCTCGGCGCGGGGTTCTCCGCGTGA
- a CDS encoding Gfo/Idh/MocA family protein — translation MSAAERGVRWGIVATGTISRQMASDLQLVDGAEIVAVSSREQAKADEFAEEFGIEHRFGDYRDLLGADLDAVYIGSPHVTHFEIARAALMAGKHVLCEKPMGLSAAEVRELGAIAAREGRFLMEAMWMKFNPLYTRLQELLSEGRIGEVRSIDASFGVPFPQDGSSRWKAEMRGSTLLDQGIYPVTLAHMLFGVPDRIHADGVVRDDGVDLSEHFTLSYSGGRFARGASSMVEFLDLGASICGTAGWIATDPGFWATSKATVHTPFSPDVEPTESIETLWEGNGYVPMLRAVNGSIRRGELENTIHTTEAAAEVFDSLDEIRRQLG, via the coding sequence GTGAGCGCGGCCGAGCGGGGCGTGCGCTGGGGGATCGTCGCGACGGGCACGATCTCACGTCAGATGGCCTCCGACCTGCAGCTGGTCGACGGGGCCGAGATCGTCGCGGTTTCGTCCCGAGAGCAGGCGAAGGCGGATGAATTCGCCGAGGAGTTCGGAATCGAGCACCGCTTCGGCGACTACCGCGACCTCCTCGGCGCCGACCTCGACGCGGTCTATATCGGCTCGCCCCATGTGACGCACTTCGAGATCGCGAGAGCGGCGCTGATGGCGGGGAAGCATGTGCTGTGCGAGAAGCCCATGGGGCTCTCGGCCGCCGAGGTCAGAGAACTCGGCGCCATCGCGGCCCGCGAGGGGCGATTCCTCATGGAGGCCATGTGGATGAAGTTCAATCCGCTCTACACCCGTCTGCAGGAGCTGCTGAGTGAGGGGCGCATCGGCGAGGTCCGGAGCATCGACGCGTCGTTCGGTGTGCCGTTCCCGCAGGATGGCTCCAGTCGCTGGAAGGCGGAGATGCGGGGGAGCACGCTCCTCGATCAGGGGATCTACCCGGTGACACTCGCGCACATGCTTTTCGGTGTCCCGGACCGCATCCACGCCGACGGTGTCGTGCGCGATGACGGGGTCGACCTCAGCGAGCACTTCACGCTGAGCTATTCGGGCGGGCGCTTCGCGCGGGGCGCGAGCTCGATGGTCGAGTTCCTCGATCTCGGGGCCTCGATCTGCGGGACGGCCGGGTGGATCGCGACCGACCCGGGCTTCTGGGCGACCTCGAAGGCGACCGTCCATACGCCGTTCTCCCCGGACGTCGAGCCGACGGAGTCCATCGAGACGCTCTGGGAGGGCAACGGCTATGTGCCGATGCTGCGTGCCGTGAACGGTTCGATCCGGCGGGGAGAGCTGGAGAACACCATCCACACCACCGAGGCTGCCGCTGAGGTCTTCGACTCGCTCGACGAGATCAGACGCCAGCTCGGCTAG
- a CDS encoding zinc-dependent alcohol dehydrogenase — MRAATITGPDELTILDVETPAVGPADVLVTMKACGLCGSDPHSLAAGFIVPGAVQTRLGHEPAGVVSQVGGDVVGLAVGDHVVVNPMGVPDAIIGAGGPQGGLSEYLLVREAAVGRNLRILPPHIPFHVAALVEPMSVARRAVNRTRPSASDTAVVFGAGPVGLGALLAFKALGVANVVVVDVQANRLEKALRLGADAVVNSAEEDLAERLVQLHGSGADAFGVQGLPGTDIYLDAAGVPSVVEFVLRSAKQGARLGVVAIHRKTIEVDFEALIPKELAIVASMGYADEFFQVADDLEANWEKYALIVSDVVPFDSVERAIRLAGTPGATDKVVVTFD; from the coding sequence ATGCGGGCGGCGACGATCACCGGGCCGGATGAGCTGACCATCCTTGACGTGGAGACACCGGCCGTCGGTCCTGCGGACGTGCTGGTGACGATGAAGGCGTGCGGGCTCTGCGGGTCCGACCCGCACAGCCTCGCTGCCGGTTTCATCGTTCCCGGTGCTGTGCAGACGCGTCTCGGGCACGAGCCGGCAGGCGTGGTGTCGCAGGTGGGCGGCGACGTCGTCGGACTCGCCGTCGGCGACCACGTCGTCGTCAACCCGATGGGGGTCCCCGACGCGATCATCGGCGCGGGCGGCCCACAGGGCGGTCTCAGTGAATACCTGCTGGTGCGGGAGGCCGCCGTCGGCCGCAACCTTCGCATCCTGCCGCCGCACATCCCATTCCACGTCGCGGCGCTCGTCGAGCCGATGTCGGTGGCGCGTCGCGCCGTCAACCGCACACGTCCCAGCGCCTCTGACACCGCCGTGGTGTTCGGCGCCGGTCCGGTCGGGCTCGGCGCCCTGCTCGCCTTCAAGGCGCTGGGCGTGGCGAACGTGGTCGTCGTGGACGTGCAGGCGAATCGGCTCGAGAAGGCGCTGCGGCTCGGCGCGGACGCCGTCGTGAACTCGGCCGAGGAGGATCTGGCTGAGCGTCTCGTGCAGCTGCACGGCTCCGGGGCCGACGCCTTCGGTGTGCAGGGGCTGCCCGGCACCGACATCTACCTCGACGCAGCGGGTGTCCCTTCGGTCGTGGAGTTCGTCCTCCGCTCGGCGAAGCAGGGGGCGCGGCTGGGGGTCGTGGCCATCCACCGCAAGACGATCGAGGTCGACTTCGAGGCCCTCATCCCGAAGGAGCTCGCGATCGTCGCCTCGATGGGCTACGCGGACGAGTTCTTCCAGGTGGCGGACGACCTCGAGGCCAACTGGGAGAAGTACGCGCTGATCGTCAGTGACGTGGTCCCGTTCGACTCCGTCGAGCGCGCCATCCGCTTGGCGGGAACACCCGGTGCGACGGACAAAGTCGTCGTCACCTTCGACTGA
- a CDS encoding glycoside hydrolase family 3 protein, giving the protein MTDTLPDTTELSLADQARLGSGADFWTTKRVGDVPAVLMTDGPHGIRKQEESSDQLSLSGRSVPSTCFPPAVALSQTWDAASAFRVGEALGRECQALDIQVLLGPGVNIKRDPRGGRNFEYFSEDPFVAGVLGEGWVRGLQSMGVGASLKHFAVNNQEWDRMRVSADVDARALREIYLRPFERIVTNAQPWTVMCSYNRISGILASQNEWLLTDVLRGDWGFDGIVMSDWGAVADRVAAVTAGLDLQMPGDDGTSDARVVAALESGDIEESAVRRNAGRLERFARRARAERRPGTVWSADDHHAIAREVAGRAIVLLRDDQGLLPLQPSGAIAVIGEFAVKPRYQGGGSSHVTPTRVDIPLDEIRALAADASVTFAAGFSADADADRAALRAAAVAEAAASDVSVVFLGLFENQEAEGADRPGIDLPEDQLALLEAVLAAQPRTVVVLSHGGVVRLAPIAAGPAAIVDGALLGQAAGGALADVLFGVVNPSGRLTETVPERIQDVPAFTSFPGERMHVRYGEGIFVGYRWYDTREIDVTFPFGHGLSYTSFDYESVSVVADGDDYVAQVTVRNTGERRGREVVQVYASLDGSVVARAPRWLVGFGDVELESGERADVSVPIPRDELAFWSEELHRRVVEPGTYAFHAAASSRDIRRTVEVEVDAEPIRYRLTAESSLGEIMRDPIAGAAFADLFAAMFAQFSAGSEEDVDYTPILDSSPFGRFLGSLGGAVPPGMVDDVLSRANTANGFEG; this is encoded by the coding sequence ATGACAGACACCCTGCCCGACACGACGGAGCTGAGCCTCGCCGACCAAGCGCGACTCGGCAGCGGCGCCGACTTCTGGACGACGAAGCGGGTGGGCGACGTCCCGGCCGTGCTGATGACGGACGGACCCCACGGCATCCGCAAGCAGGAGGAGAGCTCCGACCAGCTATCGCTGTCCGGTAGGAGCGTCCCCTCCACCTGCTTCCCGCCCGCGGTCGCCCTGAGCCAGACGTGGGATGCGGCATCCGCCTTCCGTGTTGGCGAGGCGCTCGGGCGCGAGTGTCAGGCGCTCGACATCCAGGTCCTCCTCGGCCCCGGCGTGAACATCAAGCGCGACCCGCGCGGCGGTCGCAATTTCGAGTACTTCTCGGAGGATCCGTTCGTCGCGGGAGTTCTCGGCGAGGGATGGGTGAGGGGCCTGCAGAGCATGGGCGTCGGCGCCTCCCTGAAGCACTTCGCGGTCAACAACCAGGAATGGGACCGGATGCGCGTGAGTGCCGACGTCGACGCCCGGGCGCTGCGTGAGATCTATCTGCGGCCGTTCGAGCGCATCGTCACCAACGCGCAGCCGTGGACTGTGATGTGCTCCTACAATCGCATCAGCGGTATTCTTGCCTCGCAGAACGAGTGGTTGCTGACCGACGTCCTCCGCGGCGACTGGGGCTTCGATGGCATCGTCATGTCGGACTGGGGGGCGGTCGCCGATCGGGTCGCGGCGGTCACCGCCGGGCTCGACCTTCAGATGCCCGGAGACGACGGGACGAGCGACGCGCGGGTCGTGGCCGCCCTCGAGTCGGGTGACATCGAGGAGTCGGCGGTCCGCAGGAACGCCGGGCGGCTCGAGCGGTTCGCCCGTCGGGCACGAGCCGAGCGTCGCCCCGGCACGGTCTGGAGCGCCGACGACCACCACGCGATCGCCCGCGAGGTGGCGGGACGGGCGATCGTGCTGCTCCGAGACGATCAGGGCCTCCTGCCGCTCCAGCCGTCCGGCGCGATCGCCGTCATCGGTGAGTTCGCCGTCAAGCCGCGCTACCAGGGCGGCGGAAGCTCCCACGTCACGCCGACCCGCGTCGACATCCCGCTCGACGAGATCCGGGCACTGGCCGCAGACGCGTCCGTGACCTTCGCGGCCGGCTTCAGCGCGGACGCGGACGCCGATCGTGCGGCCCTTCGTGCCGCTGCCGTGGCGGAGGCAGCGGCGAGCGACGTCTCGGTCGTGTTCCTGGGCCTGTTCGAGAATCAGGAGGCGGAGGGCGCCGACCGTCCTGGCATCGACCTGCCGGAGGATCAGCTCGCGCTGCTCGAGGCCGTCCTCGCCGCGCAGCCCCGAACCGTGGTCGTGCTGTCCCACGGCGGCGTGGTCCGCCTTGCCCCGATCGCGGCAGGACCCGCGGCAATCGTCGACGGCGCCTTGCTCGGGCAGGCCGCGGGCGGTGCACTCGCGGATGTGCTGTTCGGGGTGGTCAATCCATCCGGACGGCTGACCGAGACCGTGCCGGAGCGCATCCAGGACGTACCGGCCTTCACGAGCTTCCCGGGGGAGCGCATGCACGTGCGGTACGGCGAGGGGATCTTCGTCGGCTATCGCTGGTACGACACCCGCGAGATCGACGTGACGTTCCCCTTCGGTCACGGCCTCTCTTACACGAGCTTCGACTACGAGTCGGTGAGCGTCGTCGCGGACGGGGACGACTATGTCGCGCAGGTGACGGTCCGCAACACGGGGGAGCGCCGTGGTCGCGAGGTGGTGCAGGTCTACGCATCGCTCGACGGATCCGTCGTCGCCCGCGCCCCCCGCTGGCTCGTCGGCTTCGGGGACGTCGAGCTCGAATCGGGCGAGCGCGCCGACGTGAGCGTGCCGATCCCGCGGGACGAGCTGGCGTTCTGGAGCGAGGAGCTGCACCGCCGTGTCGTCGAGCCCGGCACCTACGCCTTCCATGCCGCGGCCTCCAGCCGCGACATCCGCCGCACGGTCGAAGTCGAGGTCGACGCCGAGCCGATCCGGTACCGCCTGACCGCAGAGTCCTCGCTCGGCGAGATCATGCGCGACCCGATCGCCGGTGCGGCGTTCGCCGACCTGTTCGCGGCGATGTTCGCCCAGTTCAGCGCCGGCTCGGAGGAGGACGTGGACTACACCCCGATCCTCGACTCGTCGCCGTTCGGGCGCTTCCTCGGCTCGCTCGGCGGAGCGGTCCCTCCCGGCATGGTCGACGACGTGCTAAGCAGAGCGAACACAGCAAACGGATTCGAAGGATAG
- a CDS encoding alpha/beta hydrolase fold domain-containing protein, giving the protein MADIAPDALRVAAHDVPVPRSLSEGARRALDASAQVPRTILPRADDDDAWEGVVAGQRAQEEQLIASGLLETYIASTRTQVDARLVDGVPVFVGTPDGLADDDQRVVLVIHGGGWTQGGGQLTRLAAALEASSLGLRTWAVDYRMLPGHRYPASLDDCVAVYRSLIGEAGAANVAVSGTSAGGNLAAALLLRAAADGLPMPAALGLWTPAVDLTLDGDSWHTNDGLDPIIGQHSRTLVEFYTRGEDPRNPSLSPIFGDLSPFPPTVLISGTRDGLLSDTVRFHRQLRRSGVEAELHVFEGLPHGGFDFMSPEDAERATEFRAFFRRHLA; this is encoded by the coding sequence ATGGCCGACATTGCTCCGGATGCCCTCAGGGTCGCCGCGCACGACGTCCCCGTTCCGCGTTCGCTCAGCGAGGGCGCCCGGCGCGCGCTCGACGCCTCGGCCCAGGTGCCGCGCACGATCCTGCCGCGGGCCGACGATGACGACGCCTGGGAAGGCGTCGTCGCGGGTCAGCGGGCGCAGGAGGAGCAACTGATCGCATCGGGCCTGCTCGAGACGTACATCGCGTCGACGAGGACGCAGGTGGACGCGCGTCTCGTCGACGGTGTGCCCGTCTTCGTCGGCACCCCGGACGGCCTCGCCGATGACGACCAGCGCGTCGTCCTGGTGATCCACGGCGGCGGGTGGACGCAGGGTGGCGGCCAGCTCACGCGCCTTGCGGCCGCACTGGAAGCCTCGAGTCTCGGTCTGCGCACCTGGGCGGTCGACTACCGCATGTTGCCCGGCCACCGGTATCCGGCATCCCTCGACGACTGCGTCGCCGTCTACCGCTCCCTGATCGGCGAGGCCGGTGCGGCGAACGTCGCGGTCAGCGGAACCTCGGCGGGCGGGAACCTCGCGGCGGCGCTGCTTCTGCGTGCGGCGGCCGACGGCCTCCCGATGCCGGCGGCTCTGGGCCTGTGGACCCCGGCCGTCGACCTGACGCTCGACGGCGACAGCTGGCACACCAACGACGGGCTGGACCCGATCATCGGACAGCACTCGCGCACGCTGGTGGAGTTCTACACCCGAGGTGAGGACCCGCGGAATCCCTCCCTCTCCCCGATCTTCGGAGACCTCTCGCCATTCCCTCCCACCGTCCTCATCTCGGGGACGCGGGACGGGCTCCTCTCCGACACCGTGCGATTCCATCGGCAGCTGCGTCGTTCCGGCGTCGAGGCCGAGCTGCACGTGTTCGAGGGACTCCCGCACGGCGGGTTCGACTTCATGAGCCCGGAGGATGCCGAACGCGCGACCGAGTTCCGGGCGTTCTTCCGCCGCCACCTCGCCTGA
- a CDS encoding CocE/NonD family hydrolase has product MSQPTISNAMVPMRDGVRLATDVWIPDASPAPVLLVRLPYGKDMFPDAPLLPGHADLIARGYAVVWQDVRGRFRSEGETFEPFVGEVDDGADTVAWILAQPWCDGHIGSYGASYLGVTQWQTASAGPTGLSAIAPHFASTDPYFAPWFGEGGAMSWHLVHSWSTLNSVAPRLTSLEQYIEVIAEGEALVDRLPMSDRPRLRDEAAWWSNWMEHTGRDDYWKGIAVSGDPAAVTVPALSIGGWFDVYITDTVNSYRLMKEGAGTPGARKGQRLVIGPWDHLGQTGSYPGRDFGSAASGPASGVEELHMRFFDRHLRGDSAALDGDAPVRIFVMGVDEWRDEESWPLTDTVCTDFFLAPDGALSRSVPDADGCGEYLYDPADPVPSVGGRMLLSGETGGCGPVDQSAVEQRADVLTFTTPVLTDPVEVTGQVTLRAYVTSSAFDTDFTGKLVDVHPDGRSLYLTDGILRMRYRSALDAPELLTPGEVYEVQLDLSVTSNVFLPGHRIRLEVSSSNYPRFDRNTNTGGGITDETEFVVARNRVLHGPAGPSRLILPIIDRPATS; this is encoded by the coding sequence GTGTCGCAGCCGACCATCAGCAACGCCATGGTTCCGATGCGGGACGGTGTCCGTCTCGCCACTGACGTCTGGATCCCGGACGCGTCACCGGCCCCGGTGCTCCTCGTCCGTCTGCCGTACGGCAAGGACATGTTCCCCGACGCGCCCCTCCTTCCGGGGCACGCCGACCTGATCGCGCGGGGCTACGCCGTCGTCTGGCAGGACGTGCGCGGGCGGTTCCGCTCGGAGGGGGAGACGTTCGAGCCGTTCGTCGGCGAGGTCGACGACGGAGCGGACACGGTGGCGTGGATCCTCGCGCAGCCGTGGTGCGACGGGCACATCGGCTCGTACGGGGCGTCCTATCTGGGCGTCACGCAGTGGCAGACGGCCTCCGCCGGACCAACGGGCCTGTCGGCCATCGCACCGCACTTCGCATCCACCGACCCCTATTTCGCTCCCTGGTTCGGCGAAGGCGGCGCGATGTCCTGGCACCTGGTGCACTCGTGGTCGACGCTGAACTCGGTCGCGCCCCGGCTGACCTCGCTCGAGCAGTACATCGAGGTCATCGCCGAAGGTGAAGCGCTCGTCGACCGCCTCCCGATGTCGGACCGTCCGCGCCTGCGCGACGAGGCCGCGTGGTGGTCGAACTGGATGGAGCACACGGGACGTGACGACTACTGGAAGGGCATCGCGGTGAGCGGCGATCCTGCCGCCGTCACCGTCCCCGCGCTGAGCATCGGAGGCTGGTTCGACGTCTACATCACCGACACCGTGAACTCCTATCGGCTGATGAAGGAGGGGGCGGGCACCCCCGGGGCCCGGAAGGGTCAGCGCCTGGTGATCGGACCGTGGGATCACCTCGGCCAGACCGGGTCCTACCCCGGACGCGACTTCGGCTCCGCGGCCTCAGGGCCGGCGAGCGGCGTCGAGGAGCTGCACATGCGGTTCTTCGACCGGCACCTCCGGGGTGACTCCGCCGCGCTCGACGGCGACGCTCCGGTGCGGATCTTCGTCATGGGTGTGGACGAATGGCGCGACGAGGAGAGCTGGCCGCTCACCGACACGGTCTGCACCGACTTCTTCCTCGCGCCCGACGGCGCTCTTTCGAGGTCGGTGCCGGACGCGGATGGGTGCGGCGAGTACCTCTACGACCCGGCCGATCCGGTTCCGTCGGTCGGGGGCCGGATGCTGCTGTCCGGTGAGACGGGAGGCTGCGGCCCGGTCGACCAGTCCGCGGTGGAGCAGCGGGCGGACGTCCTCACCTTCACCACTCCCGTCCTCACGGATCCCGTCGAGGTCACCGGCCAGGTGACGCTCCGGGCGTACGTGACATCGTCGGCGTTCGACACCGACTTCACGGGGAAGCTCGTGGACGTTCACCCGGACGGGCGCTCGCTCTACCTCACCGATGGCATCCTGCGCATGCGGTACCGGTCGGCTCTCGATGCCCCCGAGCTCCTCACGCCCGGCGAGGTCTACGAGGTGCAGCTCGACCTGTCGGTGACGTCCAACGTCTTCCTCCCGGGGCATCGCATCCGGCTGGAGGTCTCGAGCAGCAATTACCCGCGCTTCGACCGCAACACCAACACCGGCGGCGGCATCACGGACGAGACGGAGTTCGTCGTGGCGCGCAACAGGGTGCTGCACGGGCCCGCGGGCCCCAGCCGACTCATCCTCCCGATCATCGACCGACCCGCCACCAGCTGA